From the Triticum urartu cultivar G1812 chromosome 4, Tu2.1, whole genome shotgun sequence genome, the window CAGtatgacgccgaagtccccggcgtgggttaatgaagtgatgacgaagCCCCGGTCGAGCCGAGGTGACAGCGTTGCCGGAGCCGGATCATTTATCTGTGCacagaaaatagtgcaagccAATAATAATAAGATATTTTAAAAAGAAATCTCTTCTACTTAATTAATTTAAGTGATGTAAATGATTTAGAAAAAAGTGGCCTCAGCACGGCGGTCAGCTCGATGGAGTGGTCGCGCAGAGGCATCTGCGCAGGTCGATTGGCCGAGGTGATGACACAGCCACAATCAATTTTAGATGTGTGCCAGGCTTATGAAAAAGCGATCGCCCAATTGAGACATTGGTCAGACTGACGCGGATGGAAATCGCCATATACAAATGCCGATAGAATATTTCTGCAAAACTATGGCAGTAGAAAGCAACAGAAAAATGCTCTGTGCGTAATAGTAATTTTACGTGCTAAAGGGAATAGACATGAGAAATTAAACCTGTTTGATGACCCTGTCCATAGCCGATCAAAGAAAATAAATAGCAGTCTATACAAATCTATAGTCATGTGTCCTGTGTATGCTTAAGGTCCTTGCCTCACTATGTAGCAATCCGAGGAGAAACATTTGTTGCTTCCATTACGTGGGCACGGGCAGCACTAGTAATAGTATTAGTGCTTACACGTGGGAAGTGCACAAAGACAAATGATTAGTCAAAAGCATCGATTCGAATTCTAGTTGGCCCCTGTGCGCTGTTCTGCATGGGCAGTACTAGCGTTGTGCAGTCTTCTCGCTGGGTCGGATTTCCTTTTTTTTGGCAGGTGAGTttttagggcatctccagccgtttgGCCTCCCAGGCGCCTAAATAGAGCGATCTGGGGGCGTGCCGACGCTAGTTCGGCCTCTGGGGGCGATCTAGTTTTCAGTCACGCCCGCAAGCGCCGGCCTCAGGATGCGGAAAATTTAAAACTTGGTCGTTCCCGTCCTCAAAAGACGCCACAAACCCGGCGATCGGACGTAATCTGGCATTACAAAAAATAGAGCATCACATGCCGCAAGTTCGCGTGCATGATTCACTCGGCGGGGTCGGCTCCAGGCGTTGGCGGAGTCGGCGTGTTCGGGCTCGGTGGTGTCAAAGCTGCTTCGGTGCTGGGCTGTGTCGGCGCGGCTTCGGCACTGCTGGGCGGCGACATAGAGGCATCGTTCGGGCTTGGCGTCCGTGTGGTCGTGGGCGCGGGAGCTtgcgtcgtcggcgtcgtcggaGTTGCCGTCCGCATCTGATTCAGGATGAGGCCGCGCTCCGCCATGTACCACGCCCTGAGCTCCTCGTCGTCGCTCTGGAGCATGTCCGTCCCGCCCATCAGAAAAGCCATAtcggtgttcctcttcttcgcgGCGACGTTCGTCCGGAGCAGGTCGAGCTTGATGGTGTTGTTCTTCATCAGCGGCGACCACCACGCCTCGGTCTTCTCTTCACGTAGGACGGCCCGGGCCTGGGCGTCGGCGAGGCAATGCTCGATGGACTCCTGCACTCGCGCGGTTGCCGCGTCGGCGTTTTTCCCCTTCTTTGCCAATTTGTGGCCGTCCGGCCGCCCCTCACTCGCGCCCGGAGTCGTCGCGTCCGGCTTGTATgtctccttggccttgtcgagggcacgtcggacttccgcccacttctcgcacttGTCAATGCGCTTGTAGACGTGGAGGTGCTTGAAGTCGGCGTCTTGGTTGTCGCCCCGATACATGGCGAACATACGCAGAAGCTGTGCGGAGGAACAAACAGTTGGCGGGCGGCGGGCGTAGTCGACGAAGATATGCGGGCGAACGGCGTGCGTACCTGATCCTCAACGCTGGCGCCGCTCTCCGGGCGAGCCGCGACCTCCTCGACGATTccatgccatttgttgcacgccAACTGGATACGCCCCCAATGGTTCGCCATCGCCTTGGAGCCGCGCTGCATGTAGACGCCTTTGAAGTACGGGTCGACGAGTTTCCGCTCGTCGAACTCGGCCTTGATGCGGTCCCAGTACATCTCCAAGCTCTGGTTCGCGCCGGTGGTCGGATCGAGGCAGACGACTTTCCATGCTTCGGCGAGGCATTCCTCCTCCTTGGATGTCCACTTGATGCGCGGTTCGCCTGACCtagccgcccgcttcttcttcttctggcgCCCCTTCATCGGAACAGGAACAGGAGCCGAGGAGGAAGGCGAGCGAGTGGGAGAGATGCGAGGGAAAAGCGTCAAGAAACGGCGGGAAAAGGCCCTTGGGTCGCTGTCAGGGCGGGCCCACGCGCCTTTTTCGTTTGCGCCGGCTCCCCAAGCGCCCCCCAGGGCGCCGgattcggcctgggtccgccggcaccagtttttgcccgagccggcgaaaaacgggcttctggggacgcgactgggccgttttttggCGCCGGCGCGGCAAAATTGCCTGGGGAGGGCCTGTTGGGAGCGCGGCTGAAGATGCCCTTATCCAGCCAGTGTATGATTTTGGCCCTGATCGGGTTGGCTCAACACGCGTCCCCAGCGCTAGGACAGAGTTCGGTCGCCAGGCCTCTCGCCGCCTTGATAGCCTGCATGGGCCATCAGTATCTGGTGCCGAAGTCGATGTTGATGCTGGGCGCCGGCATTATGCAGGGAAGGCGTGAAAAAACCTGAAATCACATGGCGTTTCGAGTTTCCGATGTTACGTTCGTAGGACCGCGGATAATACTGCACCATTATATAGACCGTACTGTAATCTGGCACAACAATAGCGGATGTTGTAGCAATTAGTCATCAGGTTAAAATCAATACGGCGCATGAGATATTAGTATCTCATGCGGAGGTTAGAAAGTAGTGGTATTATAGTACTACTCCTCACGTTGGGGTCAAGCTAATCCTATATATGAAATATACACGGGACAAGCCATCAGTATAAAAGACTTTATTAAATCTTTCCTTAATAATAAAGTACGGATTGACTTTATGgattcaccgtcacaatacgctttttCTCATAAATTTACGCTTTCAATTTAAATTTAAAACATATACGCAAAGTGATACTAAAAAACCGTTTCGTCCGTCCGCCCGTTTTCCCTTCTTTTCTCTTTCGTAGGCGTTGGGGTCACCCGTCGCCCACCTGGGCCATAGCCCGTAGAATCCATACGAGACACCGTGGTAGCCGGCCCAGTCAATCTAGAGAGGAGGCAAAAAATGCTGGTCGTAGGAACAGACACGACCACGGgctctcctctctccctctcctccgGATCCAAGCCGCCAGGAGGCGCACGACCTGCGCGACGCTCGATCCGGTGCCGCGCCGGCCGCCGACCGATGGCCGACGCCGGTGATCGGAGCACACTGCACCACCGGTCTGCCTCAGCTCCCCCTTTCCTTTGCGCGCCCGAGCTCCTCGCTGTACGCCGCCCGGGAGGGCTCGCGCTCGCCGCTCGACCAAAGCCACCGCCGGCCGGTCCGGTGCCGCGCCGGCCGCCGGCAGATGGCCGACGGAGGTGTTCGAAGCATCCTGCACCACCGGTCTGCTTCATCTCCTTCTTTCCTTCACATGCCCAAGCTCCTCCCTATAAGCTGGCTGGGAGGGCTCGTGCTCGCCGCCACCGCCAGCCGGTCCTCCCTGCACTTGCCCGCGACCTCTCCGCCCCCTCTACACCGCCCTACACCTCAACTTCAGACGCACATGTGTTTGTGGATGTTCTCGGTTATTTTTTGCACACAAGGTGTTTGTGTGTTTGTCTGAGCCAGTTTCAGTCACAGATCCTTGAAGTAAACTCCCACATACGAGATTAGCTCTCCTTCCATATGATTCAAAAAATGGTAGGATGGTGGGAGTTAATTGGGATACTAGAATAATGGGTTGCTAATTAATTTACATCATGTGGAGTCTCAAAACACATGGGTACGCTGGCTCCTATTGTTTGAAAAATTTATATTGAACTTTCTTTAATCGTATAAAGGAGTTGCAGTTAGGTGTTGCCCTTTTTTATGCCTAGACACAGCAGCTCCAATAACATCTGGACGCTCATGGTGAGATATATTAATTATTCTTATAATGGTCATCTGAATTTGCAGAGACAATTAGATTTTGGAAGCGGGAATCCTTTCCTCATAAGATGGATGAGCTGTAGGATTTGATTCTGTTCAGCTTGAATTAGTTTTTCATCATCATGTTCTATGTATTAGGAATTCATGCCTTACAGCTCTAATTTTTTCGCATTGTTGGTGTATGCTGGGAGTCACATTGTTATGCATGCTAGCAAACAGTAGGATTGAAAGTCTTACCCTGTTGGTTATTAATATCTTTTCCACTATAGTGAGATTCAGCAATTTAATTCGTATTAAGGTCACACAAACAGTTTGGTTTTCAGATTTGTCTTGACAAACATATTTGGTTCAACAATTTAATTCGTATTAAAGTCACACAAGCAGTTTGATTTTTAGATTTGTCTTGACAAACATATTTTTGCAGATTATCCTTACATAAGCaattgatttctgcaagttcctttcacttcttatttatttcttcaCTTGGTTATGATGTACTGCTATTCCTTTTCATGATGATTCATGCATTTTGTAGTTTTCACTCACAGAATGTTCTCTCTAAACAAGATTGGTTCCCATTCTTACAGTGAAGTAGCTACTGAGCAGTGAGGCCATCGAGCGACACCAGACCGCGGGACAGCGTGAGAAGAGGCATGGGGTGTCTGGCAGGATGGGGAAGACCACGAGCAAGTGTGGCGATGGAGTGCAATCCCGAGGAAGAAGAACATTGCAAAGAAAGACCCTAGCCAAGCGCCACCCAATTCTCTTTCATTGACCTATCTAATGGCCATCAATTCAATTGGTCCAAGCTGCTGCGTTTGACCTTCCCACTGACCCACTACATCCTCGCTCAGCTGCTTCTGCTATGTTTCTTCTCCATGGCATTGTTGGCTGCCAGTGTGCCTGACATCATGCCTATGTGACCTCATATCATGCTCCTCTACGTGTTCTTCTCACCCTGGTTCCATGAGGAGAGATGTTGTTCTGTGGTTCTGTAGCTCTACTCCATAGCAATGATGGAGTCGCCTCCAGATGGGATAGCAATTATCTCGGGATCATGGTGAGGTTACTGAGTCGACCCTTCATTTGGCTCTGTTCGTGTGGATCTATTCATGTGCATCTGTAAACTGTATTTAGGTACAACTATTGTTCTAGCACTTGTGTTTATTATTTTTGTAAAAAAAGATTTCTTGATCTTATTAAATTGGGGTTTTATGTTGACATGAAATTCTAACTGAATTTGCTATTTAGCTGACAATTCCAACAATTTTTTGTATTGTATTTGCATGTACGGAGCTGCCTAAGCAACGGCCAGGGGGCATATGCTTCTCCTACCACTAACATCTTCATCCTATTTGAGCCAGAATAGCTTTGGTGCCCTCTCTCGCTCATGGTGAGGCCGTGCACGCTTGCCATGGTTGTGGCTACGAAATCTCAGACTGAGTCGCTTCGGTCGGGCACTATTCAGGTACAACTCACTTTGCTCCACCATTGTTGGTTGCTGTGCATCACATGCTTGATGAAATTCAGAGATGGTGTTGATCTTGCTCTTGCTAGACCATCCTTGTTATAAATCATTATTGGGTTCTAGCTAGGGTCTTAGGAATTGATAATTTCCAGATTGTATCGCTGAAAATGTAGTTCTTATAAGATTCTCATTGTCAAGTTGTGATGGCAGCATGAGTGAAAATATGTTCCTTTTAAATGCTTAGATTCTATAGAAACCTCTAATCTATATCCTAAATTACTGTATTGTGTGCTCTTGTAAAATAAACTGTATATATTGATTCAATTTATATATGTAGTACAATGATTTTGCTCACATCACAAATATCTAACAACAAGAGTGGTACTGGGTTCACTTGCAACCAAAACATTTAAATTCCAGTTCAACATTGCATATTCCTATCTAATAAACGGTCAGATGTTTCAGATTAATGTGGGAATTTCTAGCATATTCCTCTTTTACGGTGACGCCAGATTTGAATTTGAAGGCGTACTTGCCCCTGAGCTGGCGGTGCCTGAGAACAACGACGACAAAATTCTGGCATCGTCTCCAAGCTCTGTCGCAAGCAACGCAGGAACGCCTCAGGCTCAAAGTCGGGTTGCTGTGCAGGCGAGCGGCAGCAGCCACTTATGTCTCTTCCAAGAAGGGCGCCACCTTGGAGGAGCATAACGACACCGGCTGCAGCGGCGCACGAGCCAACAAAGGGACAGGACCATTGGAGACGACGGACACAGAGGTGCATGCTAGGCATGCCGATCATCAGACACTAGGGAGCGATCCCACCCGTGATGCCGCAGTAcacgcagccgtcgccgccgccgccacatgcCATGATCTACGGGCAAGTGACTGCTCAGCAGCGTACAAGAGAGATCACCGCGGGCCCTACTCGCCAAGACGATGCTTCTCTTATCGTGCTTATTTACTTGCCTTCTATGTGTGACGAGAAGGAGCGGGAGATTCAGAGGCTCAGGTTGGCATCACTAGGTGAGTTCCCTGCTGATTTGTCGAGCACGAGATATAGACTATAGTCGGGTTCCTTCCTAACTCTGCTGGGCCTAATGAAGAGAAAGAATCAACTTTTGAGATTAATTGGCTAGATCCAAGCAGGCAGCTGCACAACATCGTCAAGGAGAAGATGAGAACAATGCGATGTTCAAAGAAGCAGGCTCCAGTTTTGGTAAATGAGTAGTGATGTTGCAACCACCAAAACAAATCTGAAAAATAAGACAAAGACAAACAGGTTGAGAGGTTGGTTAATGATATGGAAGATCAAGTAAAAAAACGAATTATTGGAAGCCCCGGCAAGCAAAGTAAAGAAAACCCTACTTAACTTGATCACAAAGGTTGGATCGTGCAAGTACATGTTGTATAAGTTTACTAGGTTGGGACAGGTCGTACTGGTGGTTGCTGGCAGAATTCTGATGTGATTCACATGTTCTTCAGTTCAGAAGATGAAACAAAAACTCTCCAAAGAGGGGAAACAAGCACAGATAAAGCCTGAAGAGATATGCAATTTGGACTTATAGGAACTGTCACTTCATTATTATAGTGGAGTTAAAGGAAATAGGAGGCATGAAAACATGGCGAGCGAGGAAAGATCACTGCTACGCAAGAAAAAATGCAAGTCCATGTGATTTTGCAATAGGAGAGGCTTAGACTTTCAGGGTTTTTACTTGAAAAATCGCATTTGGTACTTTTGAGTATTTTTTATAGTGTTTTGCTCAATCAAAATTCACCACATGTTTTTGTTTAtacccgttgcaacgcacgggcatttttaCTAGTAATATTAAAAAAAGGAAGGAAGGAGGGAATCTCCCTGTGTTTCCGCATAGATGAGTTACCGCTGGCCTGGTACGTTGCCGTACGCAAGAAGTACTGTGCATGCGTGATCAGCGCCGCTGGCCGGATCGCCTCCGCAACAAGGGGTACATATAAATTGCCTTTAGGTGTGCTTCTAGTAGCATCACACCTCGGATCTGACGTTCTGGCAGGTAGCGGACAAGGCCGCCGCCGCTAGAAAATTTCTTGATCTCGTTCTGCAAATAAAGTAGCACGACGCGGAACCAACGATTTTGCAAAAAGAGATAATATATATGGAATAGATCTAACTAAAAAAATATCACCTGATCATTACATCGATCCGTGTCGATCACCTAGcaggctctcaatgaaagcaccaatgtcggttctATATCCGGCGTATCTCGTATTAGGGGTCCTAAACTAGGCGacttggagcgatggtaacatggacacaggattttacccagcttcgggctctctcgaagagataataccctacatactgcttttgattgtattcatatgtggtgtagtacagagtacatgtatctaccacgagatagtagtaatgaatatgagattgtctattgactagcctCGCCTCAGTTTATATAAGACACCGGAGACCTAGGGTTTTAGGAGAGTCCTTGtcttgggcgccaagtcttgtggagtcTTCCTTGTATGCGACAGGGGTTGTCTGAAGTGGCCCAATAGTGAACctccacgggggtcctcggcccgatccagctggtcgggagacgacgtggtgagtaccccctagtccaagaCACCGTCACCGGCCCTTGacggctaccaattgctcctgtcaaaaattcaaggtacacaagtcttaatccattatattgaaaggCATGTTTACtcagttggtagagtacaaagctcttaaccttatgGACGTGGGTTCAAACCCCCAGGTgagggttacatcatatgatattattttcaatgaagcATATATAAagtcctgctacctcttgagcactgtgttggttttcccttgaagaggaaatggtgatgcagcagagcagcgtaagtatttccctcaatttttgagaaccaaggtatcaatccagtaggaggccacgcacgagtccgtcgcacctacacaaacaaataactcctcacaaccaacgcgaaaaggggttgtcaatcccttcacggtcacctacgagagtgagatctgatagatatgataagataatatttttggtatttttatgataaagagaaataaagatgcaagtaaaataaatggcaaaggaaataactaagtattggaagattaatatgatggaaaatagaccccggggccataggtttcactagaggcttctcttgagagcataagtattacggtgggtaaacaaattactgttgagcaattgacaaaattgagcatagttatgagaatatctaggtatgatcatgtatataggcatcacgtccgagacaagtagaccgactcctgccttcatctactactattactccacacatcgaccgctatccagcatgcatctagaatattaagttcaagagaacatagtaacgctttaagcaagatgacatgatgtagagggataaactcatgcaatatgatgtaaaccccatcttgttaccctcgatggcaacaatacaatacatgccctgctacccctactgtcactgggaaaggacaccgcaagattgaagccaaagctaagtgtcggtgtcaaaaccggcggatctcgggtagggggtcccgacctgtgcgtctaggcggatggtaacatgaggcaggggacacgatgttttacccaggttcgggccctcttgatggaggtaaaaccctacgtcctgctcgatttattcttgatgatatgggtattacaagagttgatctaccacgagatcggagaggctaaaccctagaagctagcctatggtatgattgtctcttgtcctacggactaaaaccctccggtttatatagacaccgaagagggtcagggttacacaaggtcggttacaaaggaggagatatccatgtccgtacttcctagcttgccttccacgccaagtagagtcctatccggacacgggacgaagtcttcaatcttgtatcttcatagtccaacagtccggccaaaggatatagtccggctgtccggataccccctaatccaggaatccctcagtagcccctgaaccaggcttcaatgaaaatgagtccggcgcgtagtgttgtcttcggcattgcaaggtgggttcctcctccgaacacatcacagaagagtttgaataccaggatagtgtccgaccctgcaaaataaattccacataccacaatagagagaataatatttccaaaaatcttaatctgctgacacgctttggcaacatgacatcaggccatggctcggtgattattcgaaccgtttttcttcaaccagctccacacataacgcgaggcgatttcttgacacgtcttgtcaaagcagagatcgtgttcccctaattacgggattctcatcaatacggtcgttggtaacccaaccgtgcctaggactcctagattttaggcaagtcccaaacggccactaggaggacgcttgatattcaccttctttataaagggacaaggcttttacttttttccctcccgtgctcaatcgaatccttcccccgcctcgagttctaacacccaaagcccatgtcaggtgcttcggaccttcaatcatgtccggatctagacttcatggccggtggatgccctcctccattacagaagaggatatcaagaagttgagggaggccagatacctgaccgccgaggtttcgcatcggctgcctgcccgagggcaggtcgtccctactcccgaaccaacgagaacgttgtgttcgtctcccacttcctccgaggtctaggcctcactctagatcccttccttaggggtttgatgttctattacgggctagatttccacgatctagccccggactcctttctccacatctcggcatttattgtcgtatgtgatgccttcctccgcattacccctcacttcggcctgtggctcaagacctttgacgtgaagccgaagatggtcgaggggcagcatgtagcgtgcggaggtgcattaaTAGGCAAGATCGCTAgagctccatggccaaaaggttcctttctagaggtgtccggattatggcaacgggagtggttttacgtcaccgcTCCCAGAAGTTCCAAATAggtagcttcccccgcctttcgctcgggccctccaccacaactgatgtcatggatcagcagggggctgagctggagtccagccaaggatgtgcccatactgcagagccgcatccgggatctcttcgagggaaattttagtttggttatggtagtgcaagtcatgctgattcgtcaagtccagccttgcaaacgccggcccctcctcatgtgggagttcaacccagaaggaccgcgtactattcagaatttcctcggcctgatgcacgaggagatgtataaatcattcttcggacctcaaa encodes:
- the LOC125551696 gene encoding uncharacterized protein LOC125551696, which encodes MLFCGSVALLHSNDGVASRWDSNYLGIMLWCPLSLMVRPCTLAMVVATKSQTESLRSGTIQAYLPLSWRCLRTTTTKFWHRLQALSQATQERLRLKVGLLCRRAAAATYVSSKKGATLEEHNDTGCSGARANKGTGPLETTDTEVHARHADHQTLGSDPTRDAAVHAAVAAAATCHDLRASDCSAAYKRDHRGPYSPRRCFSYRAYLLAFYV